A genome region from Ignavibacteria bacterium includes the following:
- a CDS encoding glycosyltransferase family 4 protein — protein MKIKICHIFDKISGQSDGVFIHLDMLLKYINSNRFEQIVIYQGGEIVEKKLKNLGVKLFKIPTLAKRFSIISIKKIYDILHDERVDIIHAHLIKPYIIAGLMNIFLRKKLIFNYHGLFINSIFHNFFERKILFILHNIICLTKVVDIAITPSKKSKENLISETKLFPQIKNYYNGFEKGNEDLIDIKIVTELKSLKFDSFLISFIGRFEIEKRVDLSLLILKKLIEKEHKVIIAYFGTGKLENEMKILAEELGINHCCKFYGYIPHLSNYLQYFDALLFTSDWEGLPITYWEAMANSVPIVSTDVGGAREILIDNNCGLVYPVDNVDAGVAEIIKLIRNEKLRLKMGFNGVQALQSKYNLEQFKLFFESLYDSLK, from the coding sequence ATGAAAATAAAAATTTGTCACATTTTTGACAAAATAAGTGGCCAATCTGATGGTGTATTCATACATCTTGATATGTTATTAAAGTATATCAACAGCAATCGATTTGAACAAATTGTAATTTATCAAGGTGGGGAAATAGTTGAAAAAAAATTAAAAAATTTGGGTGTTAAGTTATTTAAAATTCCTACGTTGGCAAAAAGATTTTCTATAATAAGTATCAAAAAGATATACGATATTTTACATGATGAACGGGTTGACATCATACATGCACATTTGATTAAGCCGTATATTATTGCAGGATTAATGAATATCTTTCTCAGAAAAAAGTTAATCTTTAATTATCACGGATTATTCATTAATTCAATATTTCATAACTTTTTTGAAAGAAAAATATTATTCATACTTCATAATATTATCTGCTTAACGAAAGTGGTTGATATTGCTATAACTCCTTCAAAGAAAAGCAAGGAAAATTTAATTAGCGAAACAAAACTCTTTCCGCAGATTAAAAATTATTATAATGGATTTGAAAAGGGGAACGAAGATTTAATTGATATCAAAATTGTAACTGAACTAAAATCACTCAAATTCGATTCATTTCTTATATCTTTTATTGGGAGATTTGAAATTGAAAAAAGGGTAGACCTTTCGCTGCTTATATTAAAAAAACTTATTGAAAAAGAGCATAAAGTTATCATTGCTTATTTTGGTACTGGTAAATTGGAAAATGAGATGAAGATTTTAGCTGAAGAATTGGGGATCAATCATTGTTGTAAATTTTATGGATACATTCCTCATTTAAGTAATTACTTACAATATTTTGACGCTTTATTATTTACTTCAGATTGGGAGGGATTGCCAATAACTTATTGGGAAGCGATGGCAAATTCAGTACCTATTGTTTCTACTGATGTAGGTGGCGCAAGAGAAATTCTGATAGATAATAATTGTGGATTGGTATATCCCGTTGATAATGTTGATGCGGGAGTCGCAGAAATTATCAAGTTGATAAGAAATGAAAAGTTACGTTTGAAAATGGGATTTAATGGAGTGCAGGCATTACAGTCCAAATATAATTTGGAACAATTTAAATTATTCTTCGAATCTCTATATGATTCACTAAAATAG